The Chitinophagaceae bacterium genome contains a region encoding:
- a CDS encoding cupin domain-containing protein — protein MDFYVNALKNIAFEDKQTDDEERFGIYRIPTDSGCVEIVKLYPDTYYKPHIHDRANAKFIFLQGKGKVLLDDKAFPFKEGDIFEAPAGVKHGFELTEESIFISVQSHPIQDRSTGEIDIRYE, from the coding sequence ATGGATTTTTATGTAAATGCACTGAAAAACATAGCCTTTGAGGATAAACAAACCGATGATGAAGAAAGATTCGGCATCTATAGAATACCTACAGATTCCGGTTGTGTAGAAATCGTTAAGCTATACCCTGACACTTATTATAAGCCGCACATCCACGACAGAGCTAACGCTAAGTTTATTTTTCTTCAGGGAAAAGGAAAAGTATTATTAGACGACAAAGCCTTTCCATTTAAGGAGGGGGATATCTTTGAAGCACCTGCCGGCGTAAAGCATGGATTTGAGTTAACAGAGGAAAGTATTTTTATTTCTGTACAGTCACATCCCATACAAGACCGGTCCACAGGTGAAATAGATATACGTTACGAGTAG
- a CDS encoding ketoacyl-ACP synthase III, with protein MKIGIISTGAVIGEIIESNDALEKKVSNYDPGISNKSLDELLQQRYGIKSRAKTNRLPSDMASEACMHAIKKANVAVSEIDFLILNTTSGDHIQPTTATKVQKLIGMREDSFAMELNMPCAGNIYGLATAYSYIKTGIGKMGLVVGVDRMTTIVDREDFFTAGMFGDGASACLVGENPAYIIKDIFLKSRADEEITLGIKSSGSAYPITEDSVKKKDHLLTMKGNNTADFIHETVQETIRYLLKKSKLQINQLDQLIIHQASKVLITKAVKALGFNDSQLAFTVEKYGNTSSASVLLTLDDYLINSPNAKNIFLIGMGSGLNWGGIYLKRKL; from the coding sequence ATGAAAATCGGTATAATTTCAACAGGAGCGGTGATTGGAGAAATAATTGAGTCAAATGATGCGCTTGAAAAAAAAGTTTCAAATTATGATCCGGGCATCTCGAATAAATCGCTGGATGAATTGTTACAGCAAAGGTATGGAATCAAAAGCAGAGCAAAAACCAACCGGCTCCCTTCTGATATGGCAAGTGAGGCCTGTATGCATGCAATAAAAAAAGCAAATGTAGCTGTATCAGAAATTGATTTTTTAATTTTAAACACAACTTCCGGAGATCATATACAGCCTACTACAGCAACAAAAGTGCAGAAATTGATTGGCATGAGAGAGGACTCTTTTGCTATGGAATTAAATATGCCTTGTGCAGGAAATATTTACGGTTTGGCAACGGCATACTCATACATCAAGACCGGGATAGGAAAAATGGGGCTGGTGGTTGGGGTTGACAGAATGACAACAATTGTAGACCGGGAGGATTTTTTCACCGCCGGCATGTTTGGAGACGGGGCAAGCGCTTGTTTGGTAGGAGAAAACCCGGCTTATATCATTAAAGATATTTTTTTAAAATCAAGGGCAGATGAAGAAATAACGCTTGGAATAAAGTCAAGTGGCAGCGCATATCCGATAACAGAAGACTCAGTAAAGAAAAAAGATCATCTGTTAACTATGAAAGGCAATAATACAGCAGATTTTATTCATGAAACGGTGCAGGAAACCATTCGTTATCTTTTGAAAAAATCAAAACTTCAGATTAATCAGCTTGATCAGTTAATTATTCATCAGGCTTCAAAGGTGCTAATCACCAAAGCTGTAAAAGCTTTAGGGTTTAACGATTCTCAGCTTGCCTTCACCGTAGAAAAATATGGCAATACATCTTCGGCTTCTGTTTTGCTTACCCTTGACGATTACTTAATCAATTCACCAAATGCCAAAAATATTTTTTTAATTGGAATGGGGAGCGGCTTAAATTGGGGTGGCATTTATTTAAAAAGGAAGCTTTGA
- a CDS encoding pyridine nucleotide-disulfide oxidoreductase — MQSKKVKYLIIGAGPAGLQMAYFLQKADLDYLILEKSKMPGAFFSKYPIHKKLISINKKYNYFEEEEFNMRHDWNSLLSDDKTLRFTEYSDELFPDAELLCTYFKDYAEKLKLNILYDTTVHKISKNSAGEFYVKTTGGDDFHAEVLLLGTGVVAHHIPKEIEGIEHTINYGDAPLELDKYKNKRVAIIGSGNSAFETADYIAGVAANVHVFVNNSLKMAWESHFVGNLRAVNNNLLDMYQLKSLHAVLKPRIRKITKLDNGNLQTQHEYDYPESNVPGTLKLTREYEYIINCSGFVYTKPDLFDDNLKVETVMAGKFYALNDVWEFKNVKNMYVIGTGMQAIDRKASSGFIHGFRYNVRTLSNLLLEKFENKAYPFEKQALNPFNPFLEQLYKRFSIGDAIFQLFGFLGDMLVYDEKDKTLHWYKDLPVKHIAERMPKDKKVLQLTLEFGFHHYPDKSSLDFMGPSDPHNTDKSAFLHPVIRYYYKGTVKEFHFGDSLLGRWDMPHAEGGAIASYHTEFYNWMAEIFGLEKIDVDSLGENPVFEKW; from the coding sequence ATGCAAAGTAAAAAAGTAAAATATCTCATCATCGGGGCAGGCCCTGCAGGTTTGCAAATGGCTTACTTCTTGCAAAAAGCCGACTTAGACTACCTGATACTTGAAAAAAGTAAAATGCCCGGTGCTTTTTTTTCTAAATATCCAATCCATAAAAAGCTTATCTCTATAAATAAAAAGTATAACTACTTTGAGGAAGAGGAGTTTAATATGCGACACGACTGGAACTCACTATTGTCTGATGATAAAACGCTGAGATTTACTGAATACTCAGATGAATTATTCCCGGATGCTGAATTACTTTGTACCTATTTTAAAGACTATGCTGAAAAGCTTAAGCTGAATATTCTCTATGATACTACAGTACATAAAATCTCTAAAAATTCTGCCGGTGAGTTTTATGTAAAAACAACAGGAGGAGATGATTTTCATGCAGAAGTTCTCTTGCTTGGAACCGGAGTCGTTGCCCATCATATTCCAAAAGAAATTGAAGGCATAGAACATACAATTAACTATGGAGACGCTCCCTTAGAGCTGGATAAATATAAAAATAAGCGTGTAGCAATTATTGGAAGCGGAAACTCAGCTTTCGAAACGGCTGATTATATAGCCGGTGTGGCAGCAAATGTTCATGTATTCGTGAATAACTCGCTTAAAATGGCCTGGGAATCCCATTTTGTAGGGAATTTAAGAGCTGTGAATAACAACCTGCTAGATATGTATCAGCTAAAATCCTTGCATGCAGTTTTAAAACCCCGTATCAGAAAAATTACGAAACTTGATAATGGAAACCTTCAGACACAGCATGAATATGACTACCCAGAATCAAATGTTCCGGGTACATTAAAACTTACACGAGAGTATGAGTATATCATTAATTGTTCCGGTTTTGTATATACTAAACCTGACCTTTTTGATGATAATCTAAAGGTTGAAACAGTTATGGCCGGTAAGTTTTATGCACTGAATGACGTATGGGAGTTTAAGAATGTTAAAAACATGTACGTGATTGGAACCGGTATGCAGGCTATTGACAGAAAAGCATCCTCAGGCTTTATACACGGTTTTAGATATAATGTGAGGACGCTGTCAAACTTGCTGTTGGAAAAATTTGAAAACAAAGCCTATCCCTTTGAAAAACAGGCTCTCAATCCTTTCAATCCCTTTTTAGAGCAACTTTATAAGCGATTCAGCATAGGAGATGCAATTTTTCAGCTTTTTGGTTTTTTAGGAGATATGCTGGTTTATGATGAAAAAGATAAAACACTGCATTGGTATAAGGATTTACCGGTAAAGCATATAGCTGAGCGCATGCCAAAGGATAAAAAAGTTCTTCAGTTAACGTTGGAATTTGGTTTTCATCACTATCCGGATAAATCCAGCCTTGATTTTATGGGACCATCAGACCCTCATAATACGGATAAATCAGCTTTTTTACATCCGGTAATCAGATATTATTACAAAGGCACAGTAAAGGAATTTCATTTCGGGGATTCGCTTTTGGGGCGCTGGGATATGCCTCATGCCGAAGGAGGAGCTATTGCTTCTTACCATACAGAATTTTACAACTGGATGGCTGAAATATTCGGATTGGAAAAAATTGACGTGGATTCTTTAGGTGAAAATCCGGTTTTTGAGAAGTGGTAA